One Elusimicrobiota bacterium DNA window includes the following coding sequences:
- a CDS encoding response regulator codes for MSELLRISEIAKKAGVLPSKIRYYTDMGLLKVADQTEGGHRLYNEQETLQKLNLIEFYSKKGLTIDKIKAELERTVTKKKILVIDDDPEVAQLVEDVLKNKMDAEVKVAYDGFTAGRLITEYIPDLIVLDIMLPGVNGFEICKQIRTLPFLKDIKILAMTGYDSPDIKQKIFDAGANDFLAKPMDIAVLIEKASKLLNLEKK; via the coding sequence ATGAGTGAATTACTAAGAATTTCGGAAATTGCAAAAAAAGCGGGTGTTTTACCCTCAAAAATAAGATATTACACCGATATGGGTTTATTGAAAGTCGCAGATCAGACTGAAGGCGGACACCGGCTTTATAACGAACAAGAAACCCTTCAGAAGCTCAACTTAATAGAATTTTATAGCAAGAAAGGTTTAACCATAGATAAAATCAAAGCAGAACTTGAAAGAACAGTAACCAAAAAGAAAATCCTGGTAATTGATGATGATCCGGAAGTTGCCCAGCTTGTTGAAGATGTTTTAAAAAATAAAATGGACGCTGAAGTAAAAGTTGCCTACGATGGTTTTACCGCAGGCAGGCTGATAACTGAATATATCCCAGATTTAATAGTGCTTGACATTATGCTTCCCGGCGTTAATGGTTTTGAAATCTGCAAGCAAATCCGCACCCTGCCGTTTCTTAAAGATATTAAAATACTTGCCATGACCGGTTATGATTCGCCGGATATAAAACAGAAAATATTTGATGCAGGCGCTAACGACTTTTTAGCCAAACCCATGGATATTGCAGTTCTGATAGAAAAAGCGTCGAAGCTTCTAAATCTGGAGAAGAAATGA